Below is a window of Pseudodesulfovibrio sp. 5S69 DNA.
GAGTGGTGGAAGGGCAGCAAGCGCTGGATGCGGTACTGGTACCTGCGTCTCATGCGCCAGAATTCGTCGCCCAAGAATCTGGCCGCCGCCTGCGCCCTGGGCATGTTCATCGGCGCGCTGCCCATCATCCCGTTCCAGTCCGTGGTGGTCATCGCCCTGGCCTTCCTCTTGCGGGTCAACAAGCTGGCCGCCTGGGTGGCCACCTGCTACTCCAACGCGGCCACCATGGTCCCGTTCTACTATTTCCTCTTCCGCGTGGGCCAGTCGGTCA
It encodes the following:
- a CDS encoding DUF2062 domain-containing protein gives rise to the protein MTARTLRRTPPDKPPRRSFREWWKGSKRWMRYWYLRLMRQNSSPKNLAAACALGMFIGALPIIPFQSVVVIALAFLLRVNKLAAWVATCYSNAATMVPFYYFLFRVGQSVTPFQNVAFDPDKLRMVDMIHAGWQVFGVMFAGGLAFGIPATIVTYFFSLFAIRRYRRRRAVRILRKREE